One window from the genome of Rhodopirellula halodulae encodes:
- the nadA gene encoding quinolinate synthase NadA, which yields MVDLPTTTPPTPPVSGNDETDALHPLKPYRSLENEVLQQRIEAVRQELGDELLILGHHYQQDEVIAHTDLRGDSYQLSEMAAKSQSCRTIVFCGVHFMAETADILANRPDRLEARDGRRVDVLLPDMAAGCSMADMAAIAQVEAAWEDMSEVIDTEQVIPVTYINSAASLKAFCGRHGGIVCTSSNAKAVLEWAFERGQRVFFFPDQHLGRNTALTMGITEDQMPVWDPYALEMGGNSDEQIENSRVILWKGHCSVHQMFRAEHVNRFRSEHPGIKILVHPECPREVNDIADVSGSTGKIIQTVKNSPAGTKWAIGTELHLVNRLKDEHPEQEIHFLSPVVCMCATMYRIDLTHLCWTLENLRDGHLVNQIRVDEETTKWSLIALERMLAVK from the coding sequence ATGGTTGATTTGCCCACCACGACGCCTCCAACCCCGCCCGTTTCCGGCAACGATGAGACGGACGCTTTGCATCCGCTCAAGCCCTATCGTTCGCTCGAAAACGAAGTGCTCCAGCAACGCATTGAAGCGGTCCGGCAGGAATTGGGCGACGAACTGCTGATCTTGGGGCACCACTATCAACAGGACGAGGTGATTGCGCACACGGACCTTCGCGGCGACAGCTATCAGTTGTCCGAAATGGCCGCCAAGAGCCAAAGCTGTCGCACGATCGTGTTCTGTGGCGTTCACTTCATGGCGGAAACGGCGGACATCCTCGCGAACCGTCCGGACCGATTGGAGGCCCGCGACGGTCGGCGAGTGGACGTGCTTCTGCCCGACATGGCCGCCGGTTGCTCGATGGCGGACATGGCAGCGATCGCACAAGTCGAAGCCGCTTGGGAAGACATGTCGGAGGTGATCGATACCGAGCAAGTGATTCCCGTCACCTACATCAACAGTGCCGCCAGTTTGAAAGCTTTCTGTGGTCGACATGGCGGGATCGTTTGTACCAGCAGCAATGCCAAGGCCGTGCTGGAATGGGCGTTTGAACGTGGACAACGAGTCTTCTTCTTTCCCGATCAGCACTTGGGCCGCAACACCGCTCTGACGATGGGAATCACGGAAGACCAAATGCCGGTTTGGGATCCGTACGCGTTGGAGATGGGTGGAAACAGCGACGAACAAATCGAAAACAGTCGTGTCATTCTTTGGAAGGGCCACTGCAGCGTTCACCAAATGTTCCGCGCCGAACATGTGAACCGTTTTCGTTCCGAGCATCCCGGTATCAAAATTTTGGTGCACCCAGAATGTCCTCGCGAAGTCAACGACATTGCGGATGTCAGTGGCAGCACGGGCAAGATCATTCAAACGGTGAAGAACTCACCCGCCGGAACCAAGTGGGCCATCGGGACGGAATTGCATCTGGTCAATCGACTCAAAGACGAGCACCCCGAACAAGAAATTCATTTCCTCAGTCCCGTCGTTTGCATGTGTGCAACCATGTACCGGATCGACCTCACCCACCTCTGTTGGACGCTCGAAAATCTGCGTGACGGGCACTTGGTCAACCAAATTCGCGTCGACGAAGAAACGACGAAGTGGAGCCTGATTGCATTGGAACGCATGTTGGCTGTGAAATGA
- a CDS encoding aspartate carbamoyltransferase catalytic subunit gives MNASLSTEQLSFPALWQHPHLLDLERLSAAEILAILRTADQLKTMTDGCRRKVSLLAGKTCANLFFENSTRTRNSFSLAAKRLGADTVEFSSSGSSVAKGETFVDTAKTIEAMGVDWVVTRHSTPGTPHLLARELDCCVLNAGDGPHEHPTQGLLDMLTILQHRIGSDWRNESADPETIFSGMTVALVGDIAHSRTARSNLWGLRKLGAHVIICGPPTLVSPRWEELGFEVAHRLDEIVHRCDVLNLLRIQFERQKARPFPSVYEYAALYAMNGQRLRLAKDDILIMAPGPINRGVEITPEVADGPHSVILEQVTNGIAVRMASLWLLANAKDNAASSETHA, from the coding sequence ATGAATGCATCGCTTTCGACCGAACAGTTGTCCTTTCCGGCTCTTTGGCAGCACCCGCATCTATTGGACTTGGAAAGGCTATCCGCGGCCGAAATCCTGGCCATTCTTCGAACGGCAGATCAACTGAAAACGATGACAGACGGCTGTCGTCGAAAAGTCTCGCTGTTGGCGGGGAAAACCTGTGCCAACTTGTTCTTCGAGAACAGCACGCGGACTCGAAACAGTTTTTCGCTGGCCGCCAAACGGTTGGGCGCGGACACGGTTGAATTCAGCAGCAGCGGCAGCAGCGTTGCCAAAGGCGAAACATTCGTCGACACGGCCAAGACCATCGAAGCGATGGGTGTCGATTGGGTGGTCACACGTCACTCGACCCCCGGCACACCTCACCTGCTCGCACGCGAATTGGATTGCTGTGTTCTAAATGCGGGTGACGGACCGCATGAGCACCCCACGCAGGGCTTGCTCGACATGCTGACGATCCTGCAGCACCGCATTGGCTCAGATTGGCGGAACGAATCCGCGGACCCAGAGACAATTTTTTCCGGCATGACCGTGGCTTTGGTCGGCGACATTGCTCACAGTCGCACCGCTCGCAGCAATCTGTGGGGGCTTCGCAAATTGGGGGCTCACGTGATCATTTGCGGACCGCCAACGCTGGTCAGCCCACGCTGGGAAGAACTTGGCTTTGAAGTCGCCCATCGCTTGGACGAGATCGTTCACCGATGTGACGTTTTGAATCTTTTGCGAATTCAATTTGAACGACAAAAGGCACGCCCCTTCCCAAGCGTTTACGAGTACGCGGCGCTTTACGCCATGAATGGTCAACGCTTGCGACTCGCCAAAGATGACATCCTGATCATGGCCCCCGGCCCCATCAATCGTGGCGTCGAAATCACCCCCGAAGTCGCCGATGGGCCTCATTCGGTCATCCTGGAACAGGTGACCAACGGAATCGCGGTTCGCATGGCTTCCCTGTGGCTGCTCGCCAACGCCAAAGACAACGCAGCAAGCTCGGAGACTCACGCATGA
- a CDS encoding aminotransferase class V-fold PLP-dependent enzyme produces the protein MQDSDNAESGSSPSRLYLDHAATSWPKAAGVTNAMTDFLTHGGASASRGNYGSAQRSDQIVRSLRNLLASSLDAESDACISFHSGCTAALNAIIHGLIGPGQHVQRGSHCLVSAMEHNAVRRPIVAAARTVDAALEEIPCDTEGRLQVGDVIQRIEAHTRLVAITHVSNVTGTLQPNDEIGSEIERINRSRSPEQRVFFLCDAAQSFGYLPVSATLSHAHAIAVPAHKGCGGPPGIGALYLHSDWHNVVGTWMQGGTGNRSLDDDMPNSMPHKFEAGTMNLPAMAGWIAALQSSTSTALTRSNSDSDQTESDESKLSRLSQQLHNGLRSIEGIRVIGNAGPLPIASIDFGPDLPPDDAAAILDAEFGIEVRSGHHCAGRIHHHLGTESTGTVRLSGGHGTTSDDIARAVDAVSEIARQLRGLDC, from the coding sequence ATGCAAGATTCTGACAACGCGGAATCCGGCTCGTCTCCTTCGCGTCTTTATCTTGACCATGCGGCCACATCTTGGCCCAAAGCGGCGGGGGTCACGAATGCGATGACCGATTTCTTGACTCATGGCGGCGCTTCCGCATCCAGAGGCAACTACGGATCGGCTCAGCGTTCAGATCAAATCGTCCGATCGCTGCGAAACCTTTTGGCTTCATCACTCGATGCCGAATCGGATGCTTGCATCAGCTTCCACTCGGGATGCACGGCAGCGTTGAACGCGATCATTCATGGATTGATCGGCCCTGGCCAGCATGTCCAACGTGGATCGCATTGCCTGGTCTCTGCCATGGAGCACAACGCTGTTCGCCGCCCCATCGTCGCTGCGGCTCGAACGGTGGACGCAGCTTTGGAAGAGATCCCATGCGACACCGAAGGACGACTGCAGGTAGGCGATGTGATTCAAAGGATCGAAGCGCACACGCGACTGGTTGCAATCACGCATGTCTCCAACGTGACGGGAACCTTGCAACCGAACGACGAAATTGGTTCTGAGATCGAGCGTATCAATCGATCCAGAAGCCCTGAACAAAGAGTCTTTTTCCTTTGTGATGCCGCTCAATCTTTCGGCTACCTGCCCGTTTCGGCGACATTGTCCCATGCCCACGCGATTGCGGTTCCAGCTCACAAAGGTTGCGGAGGGCCACCGGGAATTGGTGCGTTGTACCTTCATTCGGACTGGCACAACGTCGTTGGCACCTGGATGCAGGGTGGGACCGGCAATCGAAGTTTGGACGATGACATGCCGAACTCGATGCCGCATAAGTTCGAAGCGGGCACGATGAACTTGCCCGCGATGGCGGGATGGATCGCAGCGTTGCAATCGTCCACTTCGACGGCGTTGACGAGGAGCAACTCGGACTCCGACCAAACCGAATCGGACGAATCCAAACTTTCGCGTCTCTCGCAACAGCTGCACAACGGTCTTCGTTCCATCGAGGGCATTCGCGTGATTGGAAATGCGGGGCCACTTCCGATCGCCAGCATCGACTTTGGACCCGACCTGCCACCGGACGACGCGGCCGCAATCCTTGATGCGGAATTCGGCATCGAAGTCCGTTCAGGACACCACTGTGCGGGTCGAATCCATCACCATCTGGGGACAGAGTCAACCGGCACCGTGCGGCTCAGCGGCGGCCATGGGACAACCAGCGACGATATCGCTCGCGCCGTCGACGCGGTGTCCGAAATTGCCCGCCAACTCCGCGGCCTGGATTGTTGA
- a CDS encoding DUF423 domain-containing protein: protein MTSSIESAPIPSETPSNAPTRSELVLVSLVGASAVGIGAFGAHGLPDFLESSGVDAETLARRLEQFETGVKYHLTHAVVLLALTLSSLPRTRFFNVVRWLMLAGVIFFSGSLYVLVATNTPVLGAITPIGGVCWILAWLLIVGLRASSTRH, encoded by the coding sequence ATGACCTCGTCTATTGAATCAGCACCAATCCCATCCGAGACTCCATCGAACGCACCGACTCGCAGCGAATTGGTCTTGGTGAGTTTGGTTGGTGCGTCGGCCGTTGGAATCGGAGCCTTTGGGGCACACGGTCTGCCTGACTTTCTCGAGAGTTCTGGCGTGGACGCAGAAACCCTGGCCCGGCGTTTAGAACAGTTTGAAACCGGCGTGAAGTATCACCTGACCCACGCGGTGGTGTTGCTGGCGTTGACGCTTTCTTCATTGCCGCGAACTCGTTTTTTCAACGTTGTTCGCTGGCTGATGTTGGCGGGGGTCATTTTCTTTTCCGGCAGTCTTTACGTTCTGGTTGCAACTAACACGCCGGTCTTGGGTGCGATCACACCCATCGGTGGAGTTTGCTGGATCCTGGCTTGGTTGCTGATTGTTGGTTTGAGAGCCTCGTCGACCAGACATTGA